GTGCAGCCGCCAAAACCTTCGCGCCGGAAGGAACCCAAACTGCGACCGCCACGATCCTGCGACCGTGGTAATCTCGTTGACGCCGGCAGCCGTGGCGAAAGGGTCTGACGTACAAGGGCGTCCTCACGGACgcacagaatcgcgtggacctcACCGGATTGGATATGTCGAGGTTAAAGCCGAAGTtcacggccacgggcgcccccgATGTACGAGGGTGCCCGGGGGCCAATTCGgagagagggccgactccttcgccgcaaggctgagggagtgcttcggtgggtcggaggatattaagatctcccggcccacgaagactGCAGAACTGCGGCCCCTGACGGAGttggactacacggccactccggagtcggtcgcagcggccctctcagAGCCGGTGAGTGTCCCGCGGACACCGCAATCAAGGGGTGGGGCAAATTCGCCCCGATCGCTCCGGcgttgggaccgcctgggttcgtttgcccataaaggcggcccaaagGGTGAAGGGGGGCGGGCCGAATATTgatcggttggaccgcggctcagtgactgtcctcgagtcgcggcctgcggtgcttccggtgcctggaggcgggcacgttagggagcactgcgactgcgcggtggaccgcagcgagttgtgctatcgctgcggtcaaGCGGGCCAGCAAAGCCGGAGTGCAAggcccggcgaactgcgcagtctgcgctgccgccggcagACCGCCAGagcaccggctcggggaaggcttgttctgcccctcccgacgcaaccggcgccgccccaaggaaggaatgccgccgcggctgaggttctgtcccagccgcaggcggcggaGCCTAcaaccagtggccgagatggacgtggaggagatcgcccatcagtaatggacctaagtttcctccaggcgaacatcaaccactgcgcccgcgcccaggaccgtttgtcccaaagcctggcgcagtggtcggtgcaaaatggccgtggtcgccgaaccgtattttgtcccgcccgagataactgggtaggggacatcgacgggtcggtggccatcatcaccagggtgccgctggctccccgcccttcgcaaaagtcgagaagggccagggatgcgtcgcggctctgttggggacttgtggattgtaggagtttatttctccccaacagacctctggccgagttcgaatcacTTTTTCTCtacgttcggctgggggccctggttgagcagggccaacctcacccggcgatcgtcgccggcgacttcaacgcgaagtccgcggtttggggttcgccggcgaccgacgctcgcggtgaggtcctggagaaaatgggcgatttccgtcggcctggtcgtcctgaacaggggtcggtggacacgtgcgtgcggcacaacggcgggtctattgtggatttgtcgtttgggagcccgccgtcgcacgtcgtgtcagggctggagagtcctcgtgggcgtggagacgctgtcggaccaccgttatataaggttcgatgtctccgcgccccgaGTATCCAACCCAATAGTactggtggaccgagtgcccctcgacaggacggcccgcggtgggcgttaaggcgcctcgacaaggaggcctagagttggccgctctggcagtctcgtggctccccgagccggagggtccggttcggggTAAGAGCAGGAgagcggagtggttcggggtggcaatgtcggatgtctgcgacgccgccatgccccggcgCTCCGTCGCCCTCCGCGGcaggaggtgtactggtggtcggcggagttagcgcagttgcgcgcgtcttgcgtggctgcgcgccgccgatgcgccagacatcgccgccgccgaatccgaggaagagaccacgaagaccagggcggcagctctacggcctctataaagaggcgaagagcgctgcgggtggccattcacagggccaaggtcgcggcacgtagggagttttggagactctcgacgcggacccgtgggggcgcccatacaagctagttatgaacaagcttcgtacggcggcgcctccactgtcggagagtctcaggccagatttattggccaacgttgtcgcggccttgttcccggccaccgggagaccactcctccaccgatggcgccaccggagctggcgtcatcgtcgtcgaggctttcggcaagggatattccagaggtttcgcccgcggaaatgcgggcggcagtgttgcTCGACTGCGGAaggggcaaaaacaccgcccgggtctcgacggcatccccgggaaagcctgggtgttagccctcgagtacttggggccgcggctccgcagtctattctccgcctgtatggtgcagggcgtcttcccggcgcgttggaaagtcgggaagctcgtcctgcttaaagaggagacccgcagagtcgccgtcggcctaccggcccatcgtgctgctcgacgaggtcgccaaacttttgagcgtattatacacgcgcgcctcgtcgagcatctcgagagggtcgagTCCAaattggccgacaaacagtttggctttaggagtggacgctcaactgtccacgcgattctgcgggtcaagtcgcaggcggaggcagcagtggccaggggaaggTCGTCATCGCGGTTTCTCTCGACATCTCAAACGCatttaattcgctcccctggccctgtataaacgaagcactgcggtaccatgtggtgccgccctatctcaggcgtctggtgcacgcgtacctttctgacaggtacgtggtgtatccgggcgccgacgaggtaacaccgaagagcgatgtcgtgcggtgttccacaggggtcggttctaggcccctcttgtggaacatcgggtacgactgggtgctccgtggtgccaatctctggggcgtcgacgtgacgtgttatgcggatgacacgttggtcacggcgacgtctaagaccttcagggcgccgcgatcctggcggcggtgggcaccggtcatgtagtgagccgcattcggcgtttaggtttaaaggtggccctcgagagaccgaggccatctgctttcacgggcctcggaggggccaccggccggtgcccacatcgtagtggagggtgcggattcccatcggcaataccatgaagtatttaggtttgattttggatagccgatgggagttcagcgcccattttaagcaaggacaaagttgaccagggcggcgggcgctctttccagcctgctgcccaacctggaaaggtccaaatatcccttgtcgaaggttataccacggggtcgtgcggtccatagcactatacggcagcccggtctgggctgacgccctaggaagcgttctgccgctctatctccgatacattccattggagggaggaggcgttcaggaatgggcagcgtccggccctgaagcaATGGAGGCCAAAGTTGCCTCCTTACGGCAACCGCCGTGGaggtggcgtctcaggctggaggccccgtcagcggggcttcgggccgttgcggcagtgcgtcctgtctttgcacagtggctggacaggcgccacggcgcggcattACAGaatgacacaggtgctcaccgggcatgggtgcttcggggagtacctgtgtcaatgaggacggagataagcgccgtgtatcaccattgtgacaactgcccgcgggatacggcccaacatacgttggagtcttgcccagcctgggacgatgaacGCAGCGCTCTCAGTCGTCGgagagacctctcgctgccggctgtggtcgcgtccatggtcgacagtcgggaggccggcgtgcggtggcccaacACCATCCGCTGTGTGTTCTCTTGATGGTGGTTAATGTTCGATGCAGTTAGCCCGAAGTGGCTGAAAGGTACATTCTTAATTCTACGTAATAGGTATATGTGTAACAGTAAAGGGCGCTATCACCAAGTGGTACTGAtgtcacaataaaatataataatcacttaatacaataatactatATCATAATCGCTACTAATAGAGTCCACCCCGACTTCCGCGTCATAGGCGGCGCAGGAGGGTTGCCCGCAGAGAGCGCAGTTCCTAGCGTCCCAATGATAAGGCCAAACCATTATTAGCCCTCACTGTGACCCTATTCGGGATCGGGCGGCAGGTAGTGTTGACCTCACGCTACCGCTGACGCTGACAGCGACCTTCAGGTGCGCGGGGCTTAGGccccatttaggagacgggccgcaatttattactaaataaaatatttaggacTAAATTCGGACCCTATTCGAGGTAATACGCAGTCGTCcctattgttattattgttacttaCGCGATTCTTTAGTTCGGTTTAAGTATTGAATAGTTCAAAAGGGTTAATAGAACACTTCAATTCGACGCAAAAGTCTTCAAGGTGCAATCTAAAAATAGATTGTCGGTTTTATGGGAGAGTGAATACAATGTGAAGGATATATGAAACGCTAAGCCGCCCGGCGAAGGCTGGGCGTAGTAATTACAGTGTAAATTACACATGAACAAAAGGCGGCCGGCCGAGTGCCGGCGTTGGAATGCAGTAAACAACTCTGTAGGTAAATTCGAGTCTTggcaagatatttatttataatgttgtgttaaagtatttcgttttattcgaattttaagaTTTTGGTATGCAGCTGAGTTATTAGTTGTTGTTATTGGTATATgttgttgttattaatattgtctTGGTTTGGTGAAGTTAAGTATGATTGAGTGACTAAGTATTTGCTGTTGGCTGAAACATTTATACTATTGAAATGTAACAGTACAGGGcgctataatatactataatctATAATCACTATCTTTCGAGTCTACCCCGACTTCCGCGTCATAGGCGGCGCAGGAAGGTTGCCCGCAGAGGCGCAGTTCCTAGCGTCACAACGATAAGGCTAAATCAATTATTAGCCCTCATCGTGACCCTATTCAATCGGGGAGGCTCGAGTGCCGCTAAATTATAGTCGTGGAGCCTCTTAATGCCTACCGATCTCAATGCACGACAGCGACAAGACAGCGGTACAAGAGTAATTGTACTTAACAACcctgtattcattataataataattactaagtaaaatatttaatctaacttaagtattaaatttagtttgaaAAACTGCATATTAAAACACTTCAAATCGCCACAAAAGTCTTCACGGTGGAATCTAAAATAGATTGTCGGTTTTATGAGAGGATGGATACAATGTAATGAATATAAACAGCCGGCCGCCAGGCGATGAGGGTGTCAAATTACAGTGTCAAGTTACTCGTGAACAAAAGGCAGCCGGCCGAGTGCCGGCGTTGGAATGCAGTAAACAACTCTGTAGGTAAATACGAGTATTggcaagatttttatttataatgttgtgttaaagtattttgttttattcgagttttaaaatttttggtatGCAGCTGAGTTATTAGTTGTTGTTCTAGGTATATGTcgttgttattaatattatccaaTTGGTTTGGTGAAGTTAAGCGTGattgagttaataaatatttactgttgACTAAacgtttatattattgaaatatacaaGCTTTTCTAagttaaaattacaatgtaaataaaacggCCCTCACCCATCCATCGATCCGCCCGTTGCTGTGTAGGTGTTTGTTGTTTCGGTGCCATAAGGGACCGTGGGAATCCGTGCACCTGTTTTATTGTGCTCGGCGCAACAAAGGGAGCGAGAACAATGGATGAGCGAGCGCCGGCCCGGCGGCGGCGACGGCAGGCTGAATTATTGGCCctgtgtatttaaaatttaacattttcaaaacgTGATGGTTCAATGgacttattttaacaatttagatTTCATTCCTTCCCGAGCGATATCAGCTGTTTGATTTAGTTGGTTATATTAAACATACTGGTTTTAATAGTTACTATCTGTTTATCTAATTAGTGTGTGATTACGGGTAGCTTACATCGTCTCGGGACGGAATATTGATATTGATTCTAATCTATTCTTATTTAactattaatttgatatctatGGCGAGCCGTAATCGACCCGATTAAGTATGCGTTCCTTCATCGACCTTACCCGCGGGCAGCTGGCCGCGGTGGCTCGGTGCGCGGCATCAATATTGTTGTTGAATCTTTTGTTATAGGTTATACAGTTATAACATTTAGCCGGTCCCTCGAGGGAAGGGCATTTGGCGGTACAGTGTTGCTCGCTGGCGCAATGTGCGCACGGAGAGATTGGCGCCGCGCACTTTGCCCGCGTATGGCCAAACTGCAGACAGCGGAAACACTGCATAAACGGTGAGAAATCCTCCGCGTGGACCCGCTGGTAGTCCACGCAGACCCTCCCCGCCTCAGTGATCCGCCGCCATACCGCCGGATCGGTGATGAAGGCTGCGTTATAAAACTTAGGATTTCTATTGTCTCTACTTAGGCGGTATTGGAACTCGGCCCCGTTCTTCACAAGCGTATCTATGTTGgggttttgtttcaaaataatgCTCGTGAGTTGTTCTGCGGGAATGTCAATGGAGATGCCTTTCAGCAGCACCATTGGTTTTAAGTATCTAGCGGGTTCGGCCCGCACGTCCGTTGCGTTCCGTAGCCTTGTGAGGGCATCGTCCCGCTCTTCAGTGCGATCGAACTCAATGCGGAGTTTATTTCTCGATATGGCTTGTACACGGGCCGGCGCATACTCGCTGTCTcggaatgaaatatttttcttgaataGTTTTACTATTTCTTCGGTGGTATGTGTTTTGTCTGTTGTTGTTTTGGGGGTGATAATAATTGCCGGTCGCGTTTTCGGAGCGACCGCGTTCGGCTTGGGGCGAGTTAATGCGAGGCGGTTCGAATCCGCATGAGCGGGGGTGGCAGCGACAGCTCCATAAGTCCGGGGTTGTGTCAAAGTGGGTGTAAGTGTGTTAGTTGGCCGAGAAAGTTGCTTCTTGATTTCTTCGATAGTCTTGTTTTGCTTGGCTGTGTGCTCGTTTATTGTCTGTACGTGTTTTTCGAGAACAGATTGCACACTATCTACTATGTCCTTTTTGAAGGAATTGATGTCTAAAGATTGGTCAGTTGGGGTTTTAGGAGCGGTGTCGAGCTTGGATGAAGAGGGAGAGCCCGCGGGGAGCGTTTTAGCCGATTGCGCCTTTAAGAGAACAGCCTTAAAATACTGATCTAGGCGTTTAGGGTCTGCGTGTTTTATAATGTCTTCCATGTGTTTTGTGGCTTTCATGATCTCCTTAGCGTTTTCTTCAATGTAGTCCTTGTTGACCGATGTAACGCTTTTGCCGTCGCGCAGTGCTTCTATAATGCTTTTGCATATTTTGGGTATAGTTTGGATGAATTTTGTGATTTCGCTGCAGGGTAGTTCCGCGGAATAACTCACCCTCCTAGGTTCAACTTTGGGAGGCATGGTTTTATCGTAAAAGGGTATTATAGTTAAGTCCAAATCAAATTATCTAGTAGTGCATTTATCTGTAAAAAGTTGAAGGTAAATTGCGTCGTTAAACAAAAGAGTGAAATACAAAGCGAGCGGGCTATTATTATTCCTTGTCTGCGCGCCCGTGTTCCGTTCCCACGGTCGAGCGAGTCTCAGGAatgcggcggcgcgcgcggggGCGAGCGTGGGAAAATTCCGTCCGACCCGGCCGTGCGCGCACACACTGATCCAGCGCGCCGATGACGCAATCGTAGCGGGCAGTTGCTAAGCGGCGTTGCCTCGTCGCCAGGCAGCGTGCGGGCGAGAGGGAGAATTCCT
This sequence is a window from Manduca sexta isolate Smith_Timp_Sample1 unplaced genomic scaffold, JHU_Msex_v1.0 HiC_scaffold_1776, whole genome shotgun sequence. Protein-coding genes within it:
- the LOC115455053 gene encoding uncharacterized protein LOC115455053 — encoded protein: MPPKVEPRRVSYSAELPCSEITKFIQTIPKICKSIIEALRDGKSVTSVNKDYIEENAKEIMKATKHMEDIIKHADPKRLDQYFKAVLLKAQSAKTLPAGSPSSSKLDTAPKTPTDQSLDINSFKKDIVDSVQSVLEKHVQTINEHTAKQNKTIEEIKKQLSRPTNTLTPTLTQPRTYGAVAATPAHADSNRLALTRPKPNAVAPKTRPAIIITPKTTTDKTHTTEEIVKLFKKNISFRDSEYAPARVQAISRNKLRIEFDRTEERDDALTRLRNATDVRAEPARYLKPMVLLKGISIDIPAEQLTSIILKQNPNIDTLVKNGAEFQYRLSRDNRNPKFYNAAFITDPAVWRRITEAGRVCVDYQRVHAEDFSPFMQCFRCLQFGHTRAKCAAPISPCAHCASEQHCTAKCPSLEGPAKCYNCITYNKRFNNNIDAAHRATAASCPRVRSMKERILNRVDYGSP